In Vagococcus hydrophili, one DNA window encodes the following:
- the lysS gene encoding lysine--tRNA ligase: MNDQLIVRREKMAELREKGLDPFGTRFERTTNSKELHETYDKHTKEELQELGLTATVAGRMMTKRGKGKVGFAHLQDREGQIQIYVRKDAVGEEEYDLFKQADLGDFIGVTGEVMKTDMGEVTIKPTTLTFLTKALRPLPDKYHGLTNVEQKYRQRYLDLTSNRESFDKFVKRSEIIREVRNYLNTNGYLEVETPTLHNIAGGAAARPFITHHNALDMELYLRIALELHLKRLIVGGMEKVYEIGRVFRNEGIDTTHNPEFTMLEVYTAYTDYKDIMNLTEGIITTAAQNVLGTLQIKYGELDVNLEGPWKRIHMVDAIKEQSGVDFWKEMTDEEARAIAKEHGIELGEHMDYGHVVNEFFEKYVEETLIQPTFIYGHPTSISPLAKKNAEDDRFTDRFEVFIVGKEYGNAFTELNDPIDQRERFEAQMKEKDLGNDEAQGIDEDFIEALEYGMPPTGGLGIGIDRLVMLLTNSQSIRDVLLFPTMR, encoded by the coding sequence ATGAATGATCAATTAATCGTACGTAGAGAAAAAATGGCGGAGTTACGCGAAAAGGGATTAGATCCATTTGGTACTCGCTTTGAACGTACTACTAATTCAAAAGAACTTCATGAAACATATGACAAACATACAAAAGAAGAATTACAAGAATTAGGTTTAACAGCGACAGTAGCAGGTCGTATGATGACTAAACGTGGTAAAGGTAAAGTTGGCTTCGCCCATTTACAAGACCGTGAAGGCCAAATCCAAATTTACGTCAGAAAAGATGCTGTTGGTGAAGAAGAGTATGATTTATTCAAACAAGCTGACTTAGGTGACTTTATCGGTGTAACTGGTGAAGTGATGAAGACAGACATGGGTGAAGTAACAATCAAACCAACAACGCTAACATTCTTAACAAAAGCACTCCGTCCATTACCAGATAAATATCATGGTTTAACAAATGTTGAGCAAAAATATCGCCAACGTTACTTAGATTTAACAAGTAATCGCGAAAGTTTTGATAAATTTGTTAAACGTAGCGAAATTATTCGTGAAGTCCGCAATTACTTAAATACAAATGGCTATCTAGAAGTAGAAACACCAACTCTACATAATATTGCAGGTGGAGCAGCGGCTCGTCCGTTTATTACTCATCACAATGCCCTAGATATGGAATTATATTTACGTATTGCTTTAGAGTTACATTTAAAACGATTAATCGTTGGTGGTATGGAAAAAGTGTATGAAATCGGTCGCGTCTTTAGAAATGAAGGAATCGATACAACGCATAATCCAGAATTCACGATGCTAGAAGTTTATACAGCTTATACTGATTACAAAGATATTATGAACCTAACAGAAGGTATCATTACGACTGCTGCGCAAAACGTTTTAGGAACATTACAAATTAAGTATGGCGAATTAGATGTAAACTTAGAAGGTCCATGGAAGAGAATTCATATGGTTGATGCCATCAAAGAGCAATCTGGCGTTGATTTCTGGAAAGAAATGACAGACGAAGAAGCACGTGCTATCGCGAAAGAACATGGTATCGAATTAGGAGAGCATATGGATTACGGTCATGTGGTTAATGAATTCTTTGAGAAATATGTAGAAGAAACATTAATTCAACCAACATTCATTTACGGACATCCAACTTCAATTTCACCATTAGCTAAGAAAAATGCAGAAGATGATCGCTTCACAGATCGTTTTGAAGTGTTTATAGTAGGAAAAGAATATGGTAATGCCTTTACAGAGTTAAATGATCCAATCGATCAAAGAGAACGTTTTGAAGCGCAAATGAAAGAAAAAGATTTAGGAAACGATGAAGCTCAAGGGATTGATGAAGACTTTATCGAAGCTTTAGAGTATGGAATGCCTCCAACAGGTGGTTTAGGAATTGGGATTGACCGCTTAGTAATGCTGTTAACTAACTCTCAATCAATCAGAGATGTCCTGTTATTCCCAACAATGAGATAA
- the dusB gene encoding tRNA dihydrouridine synthase DusB, protein MWKIGNVEIPNRVVVAPMAGISNSAFRLTVKEFGAGLVVCEMISDKGIQQRNKKTLDMLHIEEEEHPLSLQIFGGNKENLVEAAQFVEANTTADIIDINMGCPVSKIIKAEAGARWLLDPNKVYEMVEAVSSAVNIPVTVKMRIGWDDEHVFAVENAKAAQAAGASAVAMHGRTRVQMYEGKANWDVLKEVKQHLTIPFMGNGDVRTPEDAKRMLDYVGCDGVMIGRAALGNPWMIYRTKHYLETGELLEEPSPTEKIATAKLHLDRLVKLKGEKIASLEFRQHAAYYLKGAPRAAKAKLAINKAQTQQEMNDILDEYVANLIAKGLAC, encoded by the coding sequence GTGTGGAAAATAGGCAATGTTGAAATACCTAATCGTGTGGTTGTCGCTCCAATGGCTGGTATTAGTAATTCGGCCTTTAGATTAACTGTAAAAGAATTTGGCGCAGGCTTAGTCGTTTGCGAGATGATTAGTGATAAAGGGATTCAACAAAGAAACAAGAAAACATTAGATATGTTACATATCGAAGAAGAAGAGCACCCGTTAAGTTTACAAATATTCGGTGGCAATAAAGAAAATTTAGTCGAAGCAGCTCAATTTGTAGAAGCTAACACAACAGCAGATATTATTGATATTAACATGGGATGTCCTGTAAGTAAGATTATCAAGGCTGAAGCGGGAGCTAGATGGCTGCTTGATCCAAATAAAGTTTATGAAATGGTGGAAGCTGTCTCAAGTGCGGTTAATATTCCTGTGACAGTGAAAATGCGTATCGGCTGGGATGACGAGCATGTCTTTGCAGTCGAAAATGCGAAAGCTGCCCAAGCAGCAGGTGCTTCAGCAGTTGCGATGCATGGTCGAACAAGAGTCCAAATGTATGAAGGCAAAGCAAACTGGGATGTTTTAAAAGAAGTGAAACAACATTTAACGATTCCTTTTATGGGGAATGGAGACGTGAGAACTCCAGAAGATGCTAAACGTATGCTGGATTATGTCGGTTGTGATGGTGTGATGATTGGGCGTGCTGCTTTAGGCAATCCTTGGATGATTTACCGAACGAAACATTACCTTGAAACAGGTGAGTTATTAGAAGAGCCGTCACCTACAGAAAAAATAGCTACGGCGAAACTCCATTTAGATCGCTTGGTTAAATTAAAAGGTGAGAAAATCGCTTCACTAGAATTTCGTCAACATGCAGCCTATTATTTAAAAGGCGCACCAAGAGCAGCTAAAGCAAAATTAGCAATCAATAAAGCGCAAACGCAACAAGAAATGAACGATATTTTAGATGAGTATGTGGCAAATTTAATTGCAAAAGGACTTGCATGTTAA
- the hslO gene encoding Hsp33 family molecular chaperone HslO, which yields MTDYLVKALAFNGEIRAMAVRTTGVVTEAQELHDTWRAATAALGRTLTGTLLLGAMHKNDEKLTVKIQADGPLGAIVVDTDSNGNVKGYVQNPEVNLAPNALGKIDVRGAVGTNGTFSVVKDLGLKEAITGQVPIVSGEIAEDFTYYLANSEQVPSAVGLSVLVDNTADDCVKAAGGFMIQVMPGASEATLVEIERRLADIPQVSTLLDEGETPEKILERLLGEENVEILETTPVQFHCDCSKERFASAIITLGESELTQMIEEDEGAEAVCHFCGKKYNYDAAELTVLRDEAIK from the coding sequence ATGACAGATTATTTAGTAAAAGCATTGGCTTTTAATGGCGAGATTCGTGCGATGGCAGTTAGAACAACAGGTGTCGTAACAGAAGCCCAAGAATTACATGATACTTGGCGCGCGGCAACCGCAGCTTTAGGTCGTACATTAACAGGAACTCTGCTTCTTGGTGCGATGCACAAAAACGATGAGAAACTAACAGTGAAAATTCAAGCAGACGGACCTCTAGGGGCAATTGTTGTGGATACAGACAGTAACGGAAATGTTAAAGGGTACGTTCAAAACCCAGAAGTTAATTTAGCGCCTAATGCTTTAGGAAAAATTGACGTACGTGGTGCGGTTGGTACAAACGGAACTTTCAGCGTGGTAAAAGATTTAGGACTTAAAGAAGCTATTACAGGTCAAGTACCGATTGTATCAGGTGAAATTGCTGAAGATTTTACTTATTACTTAGCAAATTCAGAGCAAGTACCATCAGCAGTCGGTTTAAGTGTTTTAGTCGACAATACAGCAGATGATTGTGTTAAAGCAGCGGGTGGTTTCATGATTCAAGTGATGCCTGGAGCGAGCGAAGCAACATTAGTTGAAATCGAAAGAAGATTAGCGGATATTCCCCAAGTATCTACATTACTAGATGAAGGTGAAACGCCAGAAAAAATCTTAGAACGCTTATTAGGTGAAGAAAATGTTGAGATTTTAGAGACAACACCTGTTCAGTTCCATTGTGATTGTTCCAAAGAACGTTTTGCTTCAGCAATCATCACATTAGGTGAAAGTGAATTAACGCAAATGATTGAAGAAGATGAAGGGGCAGAAGCTGTTTGTCACTTCTGTGGTAAAAAATACAATTATGACGCAGCTGAATTAACCGTCTTAAGAGATGAAGCCATTAAATAA
- the ftsH gene encoding ATP-dependent zinc metalloprotease FtsH, protein MNNKKNSGMKNSLYYIIVFLSMIMIVYFFFGKGGDQSPNINYSTFYEQLKDQKVKEFSVQPSNGVYKITGEYFEEQKVTDAGGLPVFGKSKVKSTKFTTTVLPNDSTMSDISKAARDSKSKFDIKEQSSSGIWVQLLFSFLPLIFMVFLIYMMMGQGGQGGGNGRVMNFGKTKTKEADKKSITVRFSDVAGAEEEKQELVEVVEFLKDPRRFAELGARIPAGVLLEGPPGTGKTLLAKAVAGEAGVPFFSISGSDFVEMFVGVGASRVRDLFENAKKTAPAIIFIDEIDAVGRQRGAGMGGGHDEREQTLNQLLVEMDGFGGNEGVIVIAATNRSDVLDPALLRPGRFDRQILVGVPDVKGREQILKVHSRNKPFADDVDLKVVAQQTPGFAGADLENVLNEAALVAARRNKKKIDATDIDEAQDRVIAGPAKKNKVISKRQREMVAYHEAGHTICGLVLDDANIVHKVTIVPRGRAGGYMISLPKEDQFLITKNEMFERIVGLLGGRVAEEIVFGVQSTGASNDFEQATSLARSMVTEYGMSDLLGPVQYEGNHQVFVGRDYGQTKAYSEQVAFQIDEEVRSILKRGHAKAVEIIEAHREQHKLIAESLLEFETLNAKEITSLFEDGVMPSKEQSEEFPSEKDGSFEEAKEALERKDADKQQEESKESQGLPDGEVMEPEDK, encoded by the coding sequence ATGAATAATAAGAAGAATTCAGGGATGAAAAATTCACTTTATTATATCATTGTTTTCTTATCAATGATTATGATCGTGTATTTCTTCTTTGGAAAAGGTGGAGACCAATCCCCTAACATTAATTATTCGACATTTTACGAGCAGTTAAAAGATCAAAAAGTTAAAGAATTCTCAGTTCAACCATCTAATGGTGTTTATAAAATAACTGGTGAATATTTCGAAGAACAAAAAGTAACAGATGCAGGCGGCTTGCCGGTATTTGGTAAATCTAAAGTCAAATCAACAAAATTTACAACAACTGTCTTACCTAATGACTCAACTATGAGTGATATTAGTAAAGCAGCAAGAGATTCAAAATCAAAATTTGACATTAAAGAGCAATCAAGTAGCGGTATCTGGGTTCAGTTGTTATTTAGTTTCTTACCATTAATCTTCATGGTGTTCTTGATTTACATGATGATGGGTCAAGGTGGCCAAGGCGGCGGCAATGGTCGTGTCATGAATTTTGGTAAAACAAAAACAAAAGAAGCTGATAAAAAATCAATCACGGTTCGTTTTTCTGACGTAGCTGGTGCTGAAGAAGAAAAACAAGAATTAGTAGAAGTGGTTGAGTTCTTAAAAGATCCTCGTCGTTTCGCTGAGTTAGGCGCTCGTATTCCTGCTGGTGTTCTCTTAGAGGGACCTCCAGGGACAGGTAAAACATTATTAGCTAAAGCAGTAGCTGGAGAAGCTGGCGTACCATTCTTCTCAATTTCAGGTTCTGACTTTGTTGAAATGTTTGTCGGTGTTGGTGCAAGTCGTGTTCGTGATTTATTCGAAAATGCGAAGAAAACAGCGCCAGCGATTATCTTTATTGATGAGATTGATGCAGTCGGTCGTCAACGTGGTGCTGGTATGGGTGGAGGACACGATGAGCGTGAACAAACACTTAACCAATTACTAGTTGAGATGGATGGATTTGGTGGTAATGAAGGAGTTATCGTGATTGCAGCGACTAACCGTTCTGACGTACTCGATCCAGCGTTACTTCGTCCAGGTCGTTTTGACCGTCAAATTTTAGTTGGCGTTCCAGATGTTAAAGGTCGTGAGCAAATCTTAAAAGTTCACTCACGTAACAAACCTTTTGCAGATGACGTTGATTTAAAAGTTGTGGCGCAACAAACACCAGGTTTTGCAGGTGCTGATTTAGAGAACGTTCTAAATGAGGCTGCATTAGTAGCGGCTCGTCGTAACAAGAAGAAAATCGATGCAACGGATATTGATGAAGCGCAAGACCGCGTCATTGCTGGTCCTGCTAAGAAAAACAAAGTGATTAGTAAACGTCAACGTGAAATGGTAGCTTACCATGAAGCGGGACACACAATCTGTGGGTTAGTCCTAGATGATGCTAATATCGTCCATAAAGTAACAATCGTTCCTCGTGGACGTGCTGGTGGCTATATGATTTCTTTACCTAAAGAAGATCAATTCTTAATCACTAAAAATGAAATGTTTGAACGCATTGTTGGTCTTTTAGGTGGACGCGTTGCTGAAGAAATCGTCTTCGGTGTTCAATCAACAGGAGCAAGTAATGACTTTGAACAAGCAACAAGTTTAGCTCGTTCAATGGTTACTGAGTACGGTATGAGTGATTTACTTGGACCTGTTCAATATGAAGGAAACCATCAAGTCTTTGTTGGTCGTGACTACGGTCAAACCAAAGCTTATTCAGAACAAGTGGCTTTCCAAATTGATGAGGAAGTACGCAGTATCTTAAAACGTGGACATGCTAAAGCTGTTGAAATTATTGAAGCTCACCGTGAGCAACATAAATTAATTGCTGAATCATTGTTAGAGTTTGAAACGTTAAACGCAAAAGAAATTACTTCATTGTTTGAAGACGGTGTGATGCCATCTAAAGAACAATCTGAAGAATTTCCAAGTGAAAAAGATGGTTCTTTTGAAGAAGCCAAAGAAGCGTTAGAAAGAAAAGACGCTGACAAGCAACAGGAAGAATCTAAAGAGTCACAAGGCTTACCAGATGGTGAAGTGATGGAGCCAGAAGATAAGTAA
- the hpt gene encoding hypoxanthine phosphoribosyltransferase: protein MLERDIEKTFYSQEQIQDRIKVLGAAISNDYADKNPLVVGVLKGAVPFLADLVRSMNIHMEMDFMDVSSYGNATVSSGEVRILKDLSTVVEGRHIIIVEDIIDSGRTLRYLVDLLLHRKAASVKIVTMLDKPEGRVVDMEADYIGFEVPNEFVVGYGLDYAEDYRNLPYIGVLKPEIYENN from the coding sequence ATGTTAGAAAGAGATATAGAAAAAACATTTTATTCACAAGAACAAATCCAAGATCGCATAAAAGTTTTAGGTGCGGCAATTAGTAATGATTATGCGGATAAAAATCCACTTGTAGTTGGCGTTTTAAAAGGCGCTGTTCCATTTTTAGCTGACCTAGTTCGTTCAATGAATATTCATATGGAAATGGATTTCATGGATGTGTCTAGTTATGGTAATGCGACAGTATCCTCAGGAGAAGTTCGTATTTTAAAAGATTTAAGTACAGTTGTTGAGGGACGTCATATTATTATTGTTGAAGATATCATTGATAGCGGTCGTACTTTAAGATATTTAGTTGATTTATTATTACACCGTAAAGCAGCTTCAGTAAAAATCGTAACAATGCTTGATAAACCAGAAGGCCGTGTTGTAGACATGGAAGCTGATTACATTGGCTTTGAAGTGCCTAATGAATTTGTTGTAGGTTATGGTTTAGACTACGCAGAAGACTACCGTAACTTACCATATATCGGTGTTTTAAAACCTGAGATTTATGAAAATAATTAA
- the tilS gene encoding tRNA lysidine(34) synthetase TilS yields the protein MLEKKLLKEVKENQWWKKEEKILVGVSGGVDSMVLLDLLLNLPAEYRPKVHVAHINHQLREISDEEEAFVMQYCLNHQVPVFTTTWSEGKEITSNIEQAARDIRYLFFHEIMGKKGINKLVTAHHRNDQVETILMRLLNGNSLQSLTGIQQVRAFGNGEIIRPLLLQKKDWLYEYAIERDIPYYEDESNKDLTYMRNRLRTKIIPDLKAENSRVEEHLLWFRDDLHISLALIEEVVRPKYEACVCFLGNAFKIDVELFMSYSSKEQHFILNYLSEAFQKEKDVSLSRRQQQQIWQNLLSERPNFDYPLKEQWYFKKDYQQALIYLKNKPSEVKDSFNVSLNEGKYLSKEEWFGFFEVDKYCIPQEITSWDKHEMTFSELLSETITVRKRLPGDRLILNEKGQKKKISRYFIDEKIATAKRDSAWVVKDQEDIVKWLLPFRESYLSIRDETAKIQYKLVYYYKKDK from the coding sequence ATGTTAGAAAAGAAACTACTTAAAGAGGTAAAAGAAAATCAGTGGTGGAAAAAGGAAGAAAAAATACTAGTAGGTGTTTCTGGTGGGGTAGATTCAATGGTTCTACTTGATTTATTACTAAATTTACCAGCAGAATACCGTCCTAAGGTCCATGTGGCACATATTAATCATCAATTAAGAGAAATTTCTGATGAAGAAGAAGCGTTTGTGATGCAATATTGCTTGAATCATCAGGTTCCTGTGTTTACAACGACTTGGTCTGAGGGAAAAGAAATTACCAGTAACATAGAACAAGCAGCCAGAGATATAAGGTATCTTTTTTTTCATGAGATCATGGGAAAAAAAGGGATTAATAAATTAGTGACAGCCCACCACAGAAATGATCAAGTTGAAACTATTTTAATGCGCCTTTTAAATGGAAATAGCCTGCAATCTTTAACAGGGATTCAACAGGTTCGCGCCTTTGGGAATGGGGAAATCATCCGTCCTTTACTTTTGCAGAAAAAGGATTGGCTATATGAGTATGCTATAGAGCGGGATATTCCCTACTATGAGGATGAGAGTAATAAGGATTTAACCTATATGAGAAACCGCTTGAGAACTAAAATAATTCCTGATTTGAAGGCGGAAAACTCGCGTGTTGAGGAACATTTGTTGTGGTTTAGAGACGATTTACACATTAGTTTAGCTCTTATTGAAGAAGTGGTTCGTCCAAAATATGAGGCGTGTGTTTGTTTTTTAGGCAATGCGTTTAAAATTGATGTTGAATTATTCATGAGTTATTCATCAAAAGAACAACATTTTATTTTAAATTATTTATCAGAGGCTTTTCAGAAAGAGAAGGACGTAAGTTTAAGTCGGAGACAGCAACAACAAATCTGGCAAAATTTATTAAGTGAGCGTCCTAATTTTGATTATCCTCTTAAAGAGCAGTGGTATTTTAAGAAGGACTATCAGCAGGCGTTGATCTATTTAAAAAATAAGCCATCTGAGGTCAAAGATTCTTTTAACGTGTCACTTAATGAAGGGAAATATTTATCTAAGGAAGAATGGTTTGGTTTTTTTGAGGTAGATAAATACTGTATCCCACAAGAAATTACTTCTTGGGACAAACATGAGATGACTTTTTCAGAACTATTAAGTGAGACAATAACTGTTAGAAAAAGACTGCCTGGTGATCGTTTGATATTGAACGAGAAGGGGCAAAAAAAGAAAATTTCCCGTTACTTTATTGACGAAAAAATAGCTACTGCTAAAAGAGATTCGGCTTGGGTGGTTAAAGACCAAGAAGATATTGTTAAATGGTTGCTTCCTTTTAGGGAAAGTTATTTGAGTATTCGAGATGAAACTGCTAAAATACAGTATAAGCTTGTCTACTATTATAAAAAAGACAAGTAA
- a CDS encoding S1 domain-containing RNA-binding protein produces the protein MSIEVGVKLPGKVSGITNFGAFVDLGEGKTGLVHISEVSNSFVKDINDVLTVGDEVEVKVMSIGDDGKIGLSIKRANEEERPVRERAPKKDFSKRPNNNYNRSDRPERSNNNSNYGRKPAAQAPKKEGFDNLMTSFLKDSDERLTSIKRNTEGKRGGRGGRRS, from the coding sequence ATGTCAATTGAAGTAGGGGTAAAATTACCTGGAAAAGTTTCAGGAATTACCAATTTTGGTGCATTCGTTGATTTGGGAGAAGGCAAAACAGGGTTGGTTCACATTAGTGAAGTATCAAATAGTTTTGTAAAAGACATCAACGATGTTTTAACTGTCGGTGATGAAGTAGAAGTAAAAGTAATGTCTATTGGAGACGATGGAAAGATTGGTTTGTCAATCAAACGTGCAAACGAAGAGGAACGTCCTGTTAGAGAACGTGCGCCTAAAAAAGATTTTTCTAAACGTCCAAATAACAATTACAATCGCTCTGACCGACCTGAGAGATCAAACAACAATAGTAACTATGGCCGTAAACCAGCAGCGCAAGCTCCAAAGAAAGAAGGCTTCGATAACTTGATGACCTCATTCTTAAAAGATAGCGATGAAAGATTAACTTCTATTAAACGTAATACTGAAGGTAAACGTGGCGGCCGTGGCGGTCGACGTAGTTAA
- a CDS encoding FtsB family cell division protein — MKKDRKLLEYSKDKSQGLSLKSMQKDQRTMIFRRRRLGIMFASALLVFSLIGFNLFRNSQHLLTLKESRGQVEKEYKTVAKDQKNLKREVDLLNDTEYVEKIARAKYFYSKEGEQVYSIPDLNSSTQTSGNK, encoded by the coding sequence ATGAAGAAAGACCGTAAATTATTAGAATACAGTAAAGATAAAAGTCAGGGTCTGAGCTTGAAGTCTATGCAAAAAGACCAACGTACGATGATTTTCAGACGCCGTAGATTAGGAATTATGTTCGCTTCTGCCCTTTTAGTGTTTTCATTAATTGGTTTTAATCTTTTTAGAAATAGCCAGCATTTGTTGACCTTAAAAGAAAGTCGCGGTCAAGTAGAAAAAGAGTACAAAACAGTTGCAAAAGACCAAAAAAATCTCAAACGTGAAGTGGATTTACTAAATGATACTGAGTACGTTGAGAAAATAGCTCGAGCAAAATATTTTTACTCAAAAGAGGGAGAACAAGTTTACAGTATCCCGGATTTAAATAGCTCTACCCAAACTAGTGGTAACAAATAA
- a CDS encoding RNA-binding S4 domain-containing protein: MRLDKYLKVSRIIKRRTVAKEIADKGRIQVNGQIAKSSTSVKVGDLIKILFGNKTLEVRVLDLKDTTKKDEAKDLYEIVSETRETSYESLD, from the coding sequence ATGCGTTTAGATAAATATTTAAAAGTATCACGAATTATTAAAAGAAGAACAGTTGCGAAGGAAATTGCAGATAAAGGACGTATTCAAGTAAATGGTCAAATTGCAAAATCTTCAACATCTGTTAAAGTTGGGGACTTAATCAAGATTTTATTTGGTAATAAGACCTTAGAAGTTCGTGTTTTGGATTTAAAAGATACAACAAAAAAAGATGAAGCCAAAGATTTGTATGAAATTGTGAGTGAAACACGAGAAACAAGCTACGAAAGTTTAGATTAG
- a CDS encoding putative polysaccharide biosynthesis protein, translating to MEDKTIEKSMMQGAVVLVVTSFIVKILSAVYRVPFQNLVGDEGFYVYQQVYPIYGIAMTLSLSGLPVYLSKLLAAKETKEEQTKVVDYFFLIVSLLSIVGFVILYFGSYLLSHAMGDTELAPLIRMVSFMFLLVPFLSTYRGFYQGKMEMKPTAFSQLVEQGSRVIVILAAGYLFLVNDWSVYKMGTIATAGALVGGLSALLILFSYGRKNKSAPKLARRELAGFKHFSKRLIIEGGTLCFFSAYLVIFQLVDSFTVKQYLVFNGFDETSAKIAKGIFDRGQPLVQLGLVVAISMTATFLPTLTKYYVTRQHQKYQETVQSYLKVSAAIASAASVGLALVLPYTNKALFSDNSGEMTLVLFMFSIFFVSMIQSYQTIYQSQSLMRYQFVAALLGLFTKIIFTPTLTYYFNTEGASISTILGLGVCFLVMHQYLIRQQNKIKLSKEYISKLIISLSLMSGILLCYRFVLEQMNWSEYGRFASLMMTLIGVVIGFSVYMACVIQSRLFTKNEWEMLPFGKKVINYFY from the coding sequence ATGGAAGATAAAACAATCGAAAAAAGCATGATGCAAGGCGCTGTTGTCCTTGTAGTGACTTCTTTTATTGTTAAAATATTAAGTGCGGTCTACCGAGTCCCTTTTCAAAATTTAGTTGGAGACGAAGGATTCTATGTGTATCAACAAGTGTATCCAATTTACGGGATTGCCATGACCTTGTCTTTATCTGGTTTACCTGTGTATCTGTCTAAATTACTAGCAGCAAAAGAAACGAAGGAAGAGCAAACCAAAGTGGTTGATTATTTCTTCTTGATTGTGAGTCTATTATCCATCGTTGGCTTTGTCATTTTATACTTTGGATCGTATCTTTTATCTCATGCTATGGGTGACACGGAATTAGCGCCGTTAATTCGAATGGTCTCCTTTATGTTTCTGTTAGTGCCCTTTTTGTCGACCTATCGAGGTTTTTATCAAGGGAAGATGGAGATGAAACCGACAGCTTTTTCTCAATTAGTAGAACAAGGAAGTCGGGTCATTGTCATTTTAGCTGCCGGCTATCTATTTCTAGTGAATGACTGGTCTGTTTATAAAATGGGAACAATCGCAACGGCTGGGGCTTTAGTGGGTGGACTAAGCGCCCTACTTATTCTATTTAGCTATGGAAGGAAAAATAAAAGTGCCCCGAAACTCGCAAGACGAGAGTTAGCAGGGTTTAAACATTTTTCAAAACGGTTGATTATAGAGGGCGGCACACTTTGTTTTTTTAGTGCGTATCTCGTCATTTTTCAGTTAGTAGACTCATTTACGGTGAAGCAGTACTTAGTATTTAACGGGTTTGATGAAACCAGTGCAAAGATTGCTAAAGGTATTTTTGACCGAGGGCAACCTTTAGTTCAGCTAGGATTGGTTGTAGCGATTAGTATGACAGCCACATTCCTACCAACATTGACTAAATATTATGTCACGCGCCAACATCAAAAGTACCAAGAAACGGTTCAATCTTACTTGAAAGTTTCAGCAGCAATCGCCAGTGCGGCTTCTGTAGGGTTAGCCTTAGTTTTACCTTATACTAATAAAGCGTTATTTAGTGACAACAGTGGTGAGATGACCCTGGTTTTATTCATGTTTTCAATTTTCTTTGTTTCTATGATTCAGAGTTATCAAACTATTTATCAAAGTCAAAGCTTGATGCGTTATCAATTTGTGGCAGCATTACTGGGCTTGTTTACAAAAATTATTTTTACGCCCACATTAACCTATTATTTCAACACAGAAGGTGCTAGTATTAGTACTATACTAGGTCTTGGTGTTTGTTTTCTTGTCATGCATCAGTATTTAATTAGGCAACAAAACAAGATTAAATTATCCAAGGAATACATTAGTAAGTTAATCATCAGCTTAAGTCTAATGAGCGGTATTTTATTATGTTATCGTTTTGTTCTTGAGCAGATGAATTGGTCAGAGTACGGCAGATTTGCTAGTTTGATGATGACTCTGATTGGTGTAGTCATCGGTTTTTCGGTTTACATGGCGTGTGTGATTCAAAGTCGTTTGTTTACCAAAAATGAATGGGAAATGTTACCCTTTGGAAAGAAAGTTATCAACTATTTTTATTAG